One region of Papaver somniferum cultivar HN1 unplaced genomic scaffold, ASM357369v1 unplaced-scaffold_131, whole genome shotgun sequence genomic DNA includes:
- the LOC113332413 gene encoding uncharacterized protein LOC113332413 translates to MVWIHFPGMGLEFWNEEILFKICKELGTPVKVDNATINCEVGYYANVLVEVDFSKSIPNKIWIGTKYGGFFQDILIPDCPKFCSTCKIIGHLVSECRVEKAKNQSVEKTNQQRTRATQQRAKGTMVPFDICNSSAEETSHTIKMIQGSTSNSVENHQQQSAASIISSIATLVTLRQHNNSESLSTCSRFKVLTQDDKIDEDNLSVDEEIIVDIEPQKLIHLAETTELDKIEVKFVNGGSGKVTTEPVAYTTWVSVLNNSASQISPSQIVNNQISGKNAFIEKLHHPVTKHITQGKTDKSSNPVLVKYNFRKMLMVIQNETANHKSNIWLFWSKSISTLKVVSITSQVITVEVGDVLVSGVHAHVNMVQRRFLWSEMKFISDLKKPWLILGDFNAVLSIEEKKGGRTPSRRSMLDFGDCLNDCGLLQVPKIGLDFSWSNCQQGNIRVLCNLDREICNMGWLNVYSDWGYKVGTRITSNHSPLLGGCANVPKPCNALLRFQKMWLEHLYFMKLVEDSWSAPLNGDPPYVYMQKLKRLKVTLKKWNWSVFGNIQVKIKEAEEKVKEKNAYFR, encoded by the exons ATGGTATGGATTCATTTTCCAGGTATGGGTCTTGAATTCTGGAATGAGGAAATTTTATTCAAAATCTGTAAAGAATTAGGAACTCCTGTCAAAGTTGATAATGCAACAATTAACTGTGAAGTTGGATATTATGCAAATGTTCTGGTGGAAGTAGATTTTTCTAAATCCATTCCTAATAAGATTTGGATAGGTACCAAGTATGGAGGCTTTTTTCAGGATATTCTGATTCCTGATTGTCCTAAATTTTGTTCTACCTGTAAAATTATTGGTCATTTGGTTTCAGAATGCAGAGTAGAGAAGGCTAAAAATCAATCAGTTGAAAAAACTAATCAGCAGAGAACCAGAGCTACTCAGCAAAGAGCTAAAGGTACTATGGTTCCTTTTGATATATGTAATAGCTCTGCAGAGGAAACTAGTCATACTATTAAAATGATCCAAGGAAGTACTTCAAATTCAGTCGAAAATCATCAGCAACAATCAGCAGCATCAATAATTTCCAGTATTGCCACTCTAGTGACTCTTCGGCAACACAATAATTCAGAATCACTTAGTACTTGTAGTAGATTCAAGGTTTTGACACAAGATGATAAAATTGATGAAGATAATCTAAGTGTAGATGAAGAAATTATTGTTGATATTGAACCACAAAAATTAATTCATTTAGCTGAAACTACAGAGTTAGATAAAATTGAAGTAAAATTTGTTAATGGTGGTTCTGGTAAGGTTACAACAGAACCAGTTGCTTACACTACTTGGGTTTCAGTCCTTAATAATTCAGCATCTCAGATATCTCCAAGTCAAATAGTTAACAATCAAATTTCAGGTAAAAATGCTTTCATTGAAAAGTTACATCATCCAGTCACTAAGCATATTACACAAGGCAAGACTGATAAGTCAAGTAACCCAGTTCTTGTTAAGTATAATTTCAGGAAAATGTTG ATGGTGATTCAAAATGAAACTGCTAATCATAAAAGTAACATTTGGCTATTTTGGAGTAAGTCAATATCTACACTAAAAGTTGTCTCCATTACAAGTCAGGTGATTACAGTTGAAGTGGGTGATGTGCTAGTATCTGGAGTTCATGCACATGTCAATATGGtgcaaagaagatttttatggTCAGAAATGAAGTTTATTAGTGATCTTAAGAAGCCTTGGCTTATATTGGGTGATTTTAATGCTGTTTTATCTATAGAAGAAAAAAAGGGTGGtagaactccttcaagaagatCAATGCTGGATTTTGGTGATTGTTTAAATGATTGTGGGCTTCTTCAAGTTCCCAAAATTGGACtagatttttcttggtctaattgTCAGCAAGGTAACATAAGAGTTTTGTGCAATCTTGATAGGGAAATATGCAACATGGGATGGTTAAATGTTTACAGTGATTGGGGATACAAAGTTGGAACAAGAATAACTTCAAATCATTCCCCATTACTGGGAGGTTGTGCCAATGTCCCAAAACCTTGTAATGCTCTTTTAAGATTTCAAAAGATGTGGTTAGAACATCTTTACTTTATGAAGCTAGTTGAAGATAGTTGGTCTGCACCATTAAATGGAGATCCTCCTTATGTTTACATGCAAAAGCTCAAGAGATTGAAAGTAACTTTGAAAAAGTGGAATTGGTCTGTTTTTGGAAATATTCAAGTAAAAATCAAAGAAGCTGAGGAAAAAGTGAAGGAAAAAAATGCTTACTTCAGATAG
- the LOC113332336 gene encoding protein PPLZ02-like: MGRQQQKYRGVRQRHWGSWVSEIRHPILKTRIWLGTFETAEEAARAYDEAARLMCGIRARTNFSYNPDSSSSSSSSLHHSASNNLLSPALTQKLQRCHLASLQIMNNRPAVLMKCPSTQKSDPHNAGKSDKTAGIWSSSSSSLCSLKKRDMANTMAVQQTVGSSTSCLNIQEEFKQLEEDDIEEMIEELLDSDGGWVC; the protein is encoded by the exons ATGGGCAGACAACAACAGAAATACAGAGGCGTACGTCAAAGGCATTGGGGTTCTTGGGTTTCAGAGATTCGACACCCAATACT GAAGACTAGGATTTGGTTGGGTACATTTGAAACAGCAGAGGAGGCAGCTAGAGCCTATGATGAAGCAGCGAGATTAATGTGCGGCATTAGAGCTAGAACCAACTTCTCTTACAaccctgattcttcttcttcttcttcttcttctttacatcACTCTGCATCCAACAACCTTCTATCGCCAGCTCTTACTCAAAAACTACAGCGGTGTCATTTAGCATCTCTGCAGATTATGAACAACAGACCTGCTGTTCTGATGAAATGCCCGTCAACTCAAAAGTCTGATCCGCATAATGCCGGAAAATCTGACAAAACGGCTGGCATTTggtcatcatcatcgtcttcttTGTGCTCGTTGAAGAAGAGAGATATGGCAAATACAATGGCGGTGCAACAGACGGTTGGCAGCAGTACAAGTTGTTTGAATATCCAAGAAGAATTCAAACAACTGGAAGAGGATGATATAGAAGAAATGATTGAAGAATTACTTGATTCTGATGGTGGGTGGGTGTGTTGA